In Ooceraea biroi isolate clonal line C1 chromosome 6, Obir_v5.4, whole genome shotgun sequence, the genomic stretch CTGGaacattttgttatattattatacattattcttattttaatgagacattTAATTAACAGTCTTGGACGGATGGACATCTCACCTGGACGCCGAGCAATTATGACGGAATAACTTATATTCATGTAAAGTCCTACAGAATCTGGATACCCGAGCTATACGTCTATAACTCGTAAGTAAAATCTCTGTAATTACTAATGTACATCATGCAACGTCCACAGAAAATTATGCGAGAATGGTTTAatgaatttcttttaaaaactaTAAGAGGGAATTAATCTAATTGTCTAATTGTCCATGCGCTGTCAAAATTTAGTCTTGTAGCGGCAcgtaatcaaaataaatacgACGGATTTTATGTGCTTTCAGTGGCGATATGTCGGAAGATTCATTTTTGACCGTAACAAATTGCTTGCTCTTCAATACGGGTGCTGTCAATTGCATATGGGCTGCGAAGTACATTTCTAGGTGCAACGGCGATTACACCTACTGGCCTTACGATCAGCAGAAATGCCGCATTGTTTTTGGCTCGTGGTCGTACACGGGAGAGGAAATTGATTTCCACTTGGATGGAGATGGGGCACGTGAATTCTTTGACTTGCTGCAATTACCGATCTTTGATCCCTTTGTCAACGTTATCGCTTACCAGGATCCTGAAAAATCAATacaaaatttctcaaaaatcaaatcataaaCTGACAATAACTTAACTATATATAAGATTAATTTGACGTGCCTAGAATTAGCTCAGAGAGATCCTTAGAGAGATCAAACTTAGTATTTTCTTCTCCGTAGTACATTTACTTGCATAAATgaatttatactttataaaaagatactttaagaaataaaactaTGTGACTATGTTTCACAGATTCTCATGGAGGACTACGAGAATAACACAGAGTGGAATTTAGAATTCGTGAGTGCAGCGAAACGCGTGAAAAAATATGAATGCTGTCCGGATGATACTTTCCCAACGATCGATTACACGTTCTTGTTGACTCGCTATAACGGCATACAACAGAAGTCTCAGATCACACCGGCCATGAGTAAGTAATCGTTCGCAAAAAACGAAAGAGACAAGACGAACCTAAGTTGCGTGATGCTCTTCTCAGTTTTGATATTCCTCACCTTGACGGTGCTGTGGTTGGACTCGAGAACGACCGAGCGGGTAGTGATTGCATGCGTAAATTTCTTCTGCCACATGTTCTTCCTTTTTGATTTGCATTGGCAATTACCTTACAATGGCGCTAAACTTCCTAACATATGTAAgtatcaaatttataaataaaatctctaagatattttcatttcatatatcaaatattaatgtattaaaataagcAAGCAGAAAAATCACGCTAAGAATATAtgattatgttaaatattaaattatgcttCTTATATTTATCTCGTAGTGCTGTTCTATCGCGATTCTCTGGCGATGGCTACTTTCGCGGTAATCTTGACGGCGTTATTACGCAAGCTGCAAGATATAAGCATGGAAGTGCCAAGTTGGATCTCATCCACGACAACGTTTGTCTTGAGCAACAAGGCTGGACGTTTCCTGGTCTTGAATGACGAAGAGTCCAAGATAGCGGACGGAGTGACTGAAGAGAACGCGGATCCTCCAAAGTCCGGAATGAGAACGAAGGAATCCTGGAGACACTTCGCCGCAATCATCGAGTGGTTGTCTTTCTTCTGCGTGGCCTTCACTTATCTCATCATCTTAATCATCCTTGTACCTACGTCCaattacgaaaaaaaaaacaatcttAACGTTCAAAATACTCTGACTGGTTtcattcattaataatttttcatgtgCTGTTACagcttatttaataattgagaaaataaacctatgtttcataaatatattttcgtataaattaaaatagatatatgctatttttaatttcctaaAATAGCTATAtcgtatttttcatttttctgtgCAGAATCTCATTAGTGCCAccttttttcttatataaataacttatataatttgaatataatattagatagTCATGTTTGtaacagaaaatattaaaagattattgagacaattatataaaaataaaaagataaaatatatgatatatataacaaaatgttAAACATTATACCTACaacaaaatatcaataaatttatgtaaaataatcataaaCATTTGAATTTCTATTACACTCTTCTACCCTGCCGCAAAATACtttctataattaatacaaagataacaatattaagttatcgcgatattatttaatcatttcaaAAACTATGACCTAGCGAACCGTATCTCttcgaattaaaaatgaataaaatgattaaaaatgatCTTTTATCCTTCCGgcgaaatatacatattatacgtAGCTTATGGCTGACAAACAAATAGGATTGTACGAATTATTGAGCGCGATAAGCGTTGTTGTTGAGGGGGCGGTCTTCGGGACTTGcagttttacatttcattGGGCGTATAATTATCGTCAGTTCGGCTCCCACGTAATCCATCGTCGTGCAACGCAGTCGTCGTAGATTCGTTCGTTACTCCTCGTATATCCAGGATGGGCAGAAACAATCTTCTTCCAATCTCTTCCTTGATATTTATCCTCGTTGTCCTATGCACTAGTGCGACAGCCAGAAGTGATTGCAATAATGTCGAGAGCAAATCGACTATGTTGCAACTGAAAAGACATCTCCTCTGCGAGTATGACTCCACAGTAAGACCAgtgaaaaataacaataacgtTACACACGTGACATTTACCGTGACGCCGCATTTTGTCGAATATGTAAGTATTCGCGAGAATTCTCGCAActaaattaaacaattcaaTGTCTTAATGTCGATACAAAATACTTCAAATTACATAATACTTGAGATTTCTGCGCAGTTTTaaactgtatatataaattgcgtGTAAGCTGTATAAtcaataagataataaaatataaaataaaattcgttaaCTCGCATTAATTTTGAGGCTGCAACTTCTTTTCTAGCAACAGGGAAGAGAAATTTTCGAATTACATACATGGATATCGATGGTAAGCTCACATAATAGCATCTAAATAATAGGTACATacgtgtattataatatttattacatctatatgttaatatattggAATAGATATGGCAGGATGAACATCTGTCATGGGATCCCGCGCAATTCGATAATATCAAATGGCTAACTGTGATAGACTATGAAATTTGGACCCCAGATATTGTACTACATAATGAGTAagtacccagtaagcaaaatgtgtgcaatctgccagcagattggcaacagattactgcagaagttgatagcaaattggcatccgttatgtccgcattaggatagtgatctgtcagcagagcctgctaacagactctgacagcggattggcggcagaaaccgagcaggatctgttaacatctgacggcagattgacggcagaaaccgaacagaatctgcagcttttggccattcatatttacgatatattaaagcatgtgtttacttttaacacactataaattgccattttatattaccatgtgttaaaagaacgcatttgtttgtttgttaaattaaagtacatttggcttgatgtgtctttctgacagttcgttgcataatctctctcttattgttaatttattctaatccgaagtccgaattttgctttcgaacttcagattgctcgtggcgtgcgtgaactacatggacgttgtccatgggagcctctgtgccgcaagtgcaaaaattttcagaaaaattaatattatcgtgccaaggcgcgtatattaacttatataactgttaggctaaatcctaacatcgagtaagaactcgacgtgtgcaccgcatagcggtgcggagcgaaaacacatattcatagccgtgtaaatttgaatactgtcaaaagctgcagatcctgttcggttttctgctgccaatctgccgttagattccgcgcgcgcagatcttgctcggtttccgctgccaatctgccgttagattccgcgtgcgcaaatcttgctcggtttctgtcgacaatccgacttcaagccatgtttgcagattctgctcggtttctgccgccaatctgttcttagattttgtgagcaagctctgttacatttctggcaccaatttgtcgaattaatcgctaataacaacttctgtatcaaatttgttgtcttatggctggcaatagttgatagcagatagttagcatcatctgctttcggcagacttggctatctgggtacatatgtatacacaatatatatttatatattttatataattaagaacgctttaatctaaatttattaataactcgaCTATAGttctaaaacatttattaaattactggCGCTTTCAGGAAAATTGGAGAGAGCACGTCAAGCTATCGTGGTCTGGCAAAGTGTTGGGTTTCGGAGAGTGGCTTGGTTCACTGGTTAATGCCAGTGAAATTTTCCACCTTTTGTGTCACGGATACCACGTGGTGGCCGTATAACATCATGAACTGCACATTACAATTCGGCTCGTGGTCGCACGCTGGTGACGAAATCAGTTTCTCGTCTCTTCAAGATACAGTACGAATTATCTATTTTCCATCAAGATCAAAATTCACTTCTCTATTTAGAAATTTACACCTAATGGTAATTCAATTTACTTTCTTCTATAAATCTGCCAATTAAATCGGTTTGTAGATATCGGGCGAAATTCTACAGGCAAAAGATGTCGAGTgggatttattgaaaatttatgtaacggAACAGGAAGTAACGTATAAATACAATTCGGGTACCACCACCAGACTGCTGTCTTATCACTTTATTTCACAGAGGCATTGGGGTATCATATGCATTGCGTATGTATCTCCCACCATAGGTACGCATCCTTTACGCATACTtcaaatgtttaaatttaatttccaatcatctgaaaaagataacataatataagaataaagaaaatagaTATACAAGTacagaaaattttctttaaagttTCTCTTTCAAAGTTTGTTTCTTTCATgcttttttaatcaatattaaatgttacgcTTTGTTCACGCAAATGTTCACAGCATTGATGGCGTTGAGTCTGACGACACTGTGGCTAGAACCGAAATCTCAGGAACGGATGATTATTGCTAATCTCAACTTTATTTGTCATTTATTGGCTTTGCAAGATGTGCATTGGGAAGTGCCGAAGAGCGGAATTAACATTCCCCTATTGCGTGAGTATTATATAAACagcaaataaaacatataaattttatcgctTATAACATTTTCGTTTCTTGAGTctcttactttttttatatactcacaattttattttaattaacagaaatcatatatattaatatttcttctaattttacAGTCTCTTTTTACGAGAAATCTCTCGTGATTGCATTGTTCACGATCATCCTTACCAGTTTCTTGCGGTACTTACAAAACCTGAGCAGCGATCCGCCCGTGTGGATCTCAAACGGCACGACGTTCGTCCTGCGTAGCAAAGCCGGCCAGATTCTTTTAATCAACATTTTGAATCCGGCCGCGACAGCCAAAATAGAAGCTGATGCCGATGACAACACCGATCTCATGCCATCGGACGGTAAAAAAATGCCATGGCTGTACGTTACAATGCTCATCGGGCGATTGGCGTTCCTAAGCGTGGTGCTCGCTTATATCGTATTGTTAAGCATGTATTTCCCGACGTATCATCGAATGAAGTAGCGTAGCTCGGTGTGCTCGCATTCACAGAGATATTAACACTCGATTTATTAATCCTCTGATTTTTCTGTgcgtaaatataaatttcaccTGCAACATAACATAGACGAAGAATACTTCTaattattacgaatttttgacTATGCTGTTAAATTAGtatctgaaataaaaagaacaaattatgaaaaagatatgaaatgaatcaaatataaatgaagTATATCAAAAATGTCTATGGATTCAATTACGATCGGTTCATAGACTGCAAATCCacttttttcttataaatccatttattttgtaaaacagGTTCTTGCTTTGGATATTTGTATACTACATTATCGTTCGTTCTTCCTCATCTGCTCAACAACAGCGTGACTTACTTCCTATAATTATATCTCGTAATAAATAGAGAGAAGTAATAGAGAAAAGTAATAGAGGAGAATTAGAGAATGGAGCAAAAGTAACTatccagaaaaaaaaaatatatatatatatgtatacgtttGATCTATGGTTGCATGTTACTGCCCCATAAACGATTATCACcggtaaataaatataactatactTATAATTACCGAGCTGTTAATGTAATTTCGCTGAATTTGCCATTCCTGGGGGGAATCAACGTTACGCTACTATTTACACATGACGATTTAACAATTTCTCCTTGGAGAATACAATTAAAACTAAGACAAGAAACAAGAAGCGATgtcaagaaaatataaatcggGAATTCTTCATACAAAAGACAAAATTCGCACGAAGTGCATCAGATCGTCGAGTTTCGATCTCTACAACAAAATCTGTCCTTTGTGATGAGCAAATTCCACAAGtcagaaagagaaggaaggaggAAGTAATGGATGTTCCGCAAACGCGTTACGCGcgaagatatatatatgtacaaatggaATGAACTTCTCATTGCGACTGGTACAGCAGATAGTCCTTCAGTAGCCTCGGCAGGGGAAGCGAGTTCACCGCGTTCCTGTTGGTGTACTGCAGTATAGCGTCGCGACACGCGCTCTGCAGTGTCGATACTGCTGAAACATACAAAGGACatgtacaatttttttatattactcaCTGCGCAGCTGGCTGCGTAACGACCCGCCAATACATTAATACTTACCGCCATACAATTGTACTATCCGAACTTGTTTCGTAGTACCATACACGTCCACCACCGCGCGCAGCGGTCCCGCCTTGTAGGGGATGTCCTGTCCGCACACGCCCTGATCCTCACCGTTGATGATGAAGTGCATCTCTGCCTTGTCGGTGCAGCCAGCTTGCGGCACATACATGATGCCGATGCGACTACCGGCGTCCGTGGGTAGAATACACTGGGCCGAGCCGTTTATGTTCGGTTTCAGGGTGTTGAAGGGAATGACCCCGCGCGACGTGTGCACGTTAACTCCATCCGTGACCAATTTCTTCTCTCGGGCTGGGATCCCCCGTCGTATACCTTTAACAAATCAGAATACAACGTTCAGCAACACGGCACGGAGATGTAGCAGTGACTATTCATTCCTCCCAATTGCAGCCTCTGAGAAatcgaaagaagaaaacggaggataaattaaaaaaagttactTATGCGTGCTACTCATCCCGAGTTCTGAATCTATCTGCAACTATGCAGCGAACACTACTGTTAAGTATAATGCGACCTGAACGTACACATTACATCAACTTGTACAGATATCTCGCTAAAGTTTCGATACAACAGagcttttacaaaaatttctaCGAGAAGGCTATCGATCTCCGGTAATATTAACCAGTAAGAGAGGTGTATGTAGATGACAGACCACCGTCAAAGTTATCCCAGATAGTTTGATTCCTGGTTATAGCAAGGAGCCACGTGTTGCCTAGTCTAACCAAATTGGGCATCGCGTACTGAGGCAGGCTCTGGTTCACCGAGGACGGATCGATCAGGGTAAGACCCAGGCGCATGTGTCCGCTCCATCCTCTCTCCGTCTTCTCGATTTCCACGAGGAAGATCTCGCCGGGCTGCAGCGGCTTCTCGCTGAAAGCCACCGAATTGGCGAAGCTCGTGGTGCGCACCGCTACCGTGCGGTCCTCGCACAAGCTGATGTTCTCCCCGTGGATGGGATGGAACCTGGTCACCAACTTCTTGCACTCATTGCTCATGGTGGCGGGATATCCGGCGCGATCGCACGTTCATCCGAAAAAGATCGCCTGTGGGTGACGATGCGGTATCAATCAGTTATGTACAACCTAACCTTCACCGGATCGGCGAGGATGCAAGTGGGCAAAGTACGTGCACTACGCGTCGACGAGACTCGCGCGAACTTACCGTGACGGGTTGCGATTACGACTTGAC encodes the following:
- the LOC105276407 gene encoding neuralized-like protein 2 isoform X1, producing the protein MSNECKKLVTRFHPIHGENISLCEDRTVAVRTTSFANSVAFSEKPLQPGEIFLVEIEKTERGWSGHMRLGLTLIDPSSVNQSLPQYAMPNLVRLGNTWLLAITRNQTIWDNFDGGLSSTYTSLTGIRRGIPAREKKLVTDGVNVHTSRGVIPFNTLKPNINGSAQCILPTDAGSRIGIMYVPQAGCTDKAEMHFIINGEDQGVCGQDIPYKAGPLRAVVDVYGTTKQVRIVQLYGAVSTLQSACRDAILQYTNRNAVNSLPLPRLLKDYLLYQSQ
- the LOC105276407 gene encoding neuralized-like protein 2 isoform X3, whose product is MSNECKKLVTRFHPIHGENISLCEDRTVAVRTTSFANSVAFSEKPLQPGEIFLVEIEKTERGWSGHMRLGLTLIDPSSVNQSLPQYAMPNLVRLGNTWLLAITRNQTIWDNFDGGIRRGIPAREKKLVTDGVNVHTSRGVIPFNTLKPNINGSAQCILPTDAGSRIGIMYVPQAGCTDKAEMHFIINGEDQGVCGQDIPYKAGPLRAVVDVYGTTKQVRIVQLYGAVSTLQSACRDAILQYTNRNAVNSLPLPRLLKDYLLYQSQ
- the LOC105276407 gene encoding neuralized-like protein 2 isoform X2 yields the protein MSNECKKLVTRFHPIHGENISLCEDRTVAVRTTSFANSVAFSEKPLQPGEIFLVEIEKTERGWSGHMRLGLTLIDPSSVNQSLPQYAMPNLVRLGNTWLLAITRNQTIWDNFDGGLSSTYTSLTGIRRGIPAREKKLVTDGVNVHTSRGVIPFNTLKPNINGSAQCILPTDAGSRIGIMYVPQAGCTDKAEMHFIINGEDQGVCGQDIPYKAGPLRAVVDVYGTTKQVRIVQLYGVSTLQSACRDAILQYTNRNAVNSLPLPRLLKDYLLYQSQ